A genomic region of Janthinobacterium lividum contains the following coding sequences:
- a CDS encoding Rieske (2Fe-2S) protein, with product MMNDVVDVFICAADAVADGGKGVRFPVSAGGEATTGFVVRHGGKAYGYLNRCAHVPIELDWAEGEFFESSGLYLMCSTHGAIYVPESGYCAGGPCKGGRLRPIAVAERDGQLYWQPDEYVQPLPA from the coding sequence ATGATGAACGATGTTGTCGATGTATTCATTTGCGCCGCCGACGCCGTGGCCGATGGCGGCAAGGGCGTGCGCTTTCCCGTCTCGGCCGGTGGCGAAGCGACCACCGGTTTTGTCGTGCGTCATGGCGGCAAGGCGTATGGCTACCTGAACCGCTGCGCCCACGTGCCGATCGAGCTGGACTGGGCTGAAGGCGAGTTTTTCGAGTCCAGCGGCTTGTACCTGATGTGTTCGACGCATGGCGCCATCTATGTGCCGGAAAGCGGCTACTGCGCGGGCGGCCCCTGCAAGGGCGGACGCCTGCGTCCGATCGCCGTGGCCGAGCGCGATGGCCAGCTGTACTGGCAACCCGACGAATATGTCCAGCCACTGCCGGCCTGA
- a CDS encoding HAD-IA family hydrolase encodes MARKQFDLIVFDWDGTLIDSTSTIVKCIQASAKDLGLPIPTELLASHVIGLGLQEAMQLVMPDVEPKFHARMAERYRYHYLSRDHELALFPGVYEMLQDLSQQAYFLAVATGKSRVGLNRSLNAVKLLSLFDATRCADETFSKPHPAMLQELTRELGQDMRRTVMIGDTSHDLLMASNAGAASIAVEYGAHPVEQLQACHPLYSAATVADLHQWLSEHA; translated from the coding sequence ATGGCAAGAAAGCAATTTGATCTGATCGTCTTCGATTGGGACGGTACCCTGATAGACAGTACCTCGACCATCGTCAAGTGCATCCAGGCGTCGGCCAAAGACCTGGGCTTGCCAATTCCCACCGAGTTGCTCGCTTCGCACGTGATTGGCCTGGGCTTGCAGGAAGCCATGCAGCTGGTGATGCCCGACGTGGAGCCGAAATTCCATGCGCGCATGGCCGAGCGCTACCGCTATCACTACTTGTCGCGCGACCATGAGCTGGCCTTGTTTCCCGGCGTCTACGAGATGCTGCAGGATTTGTCGCAGCAGGCGTATTTCCTGGCGGTGGCCACGGGCAAGAGCCGCGTCGGCCTGAACCGCTCCCTGAATGCCGTCAAGCTGCTGTCCCTGTTCGATGCGACGCGTTGTGCTGACGAAACCTTTTCCAAGCCCCATCCGGCCATGCTGCAGGAGCTGACGCGCGAACTGGGGCAGGATATGCGCCGCACCGTGATGATCGGCGACACCAGTCATGATTTGTTGATGGCAAGCAATGCAGGCGCGGCCAGTATTGCCGTAGAGTATGGAGCGCATCCTGTCGAGCAGTTGCAAGCTTGCCATCCCCTGTATTCGGCCGCCACGGTGGCCGACCTGCATCAATGGCTGAGCGAGCACGCATGA
- a CDS encoding RluA family pseudouridine synthase: MKSQNDVVPPSTPPVQPQAQFVTIAEEEAGQRIDNYLLRVCKGVPKSHIYRILRSGEVRVNKGRIDQLYRLAAGDVVRIPPVRVAEKAPTGAPAAEFKIIFEDAQLLVIDKPAGVAVHGGSGVSFGVIEQLRASRPDAKFLELVHRLDRDTSGLLLLAKKRSALTNLHEQMRDGVTDKRYLVLVAGDWKNARQHIKLPLHKYTTAEGERRVAVQADGLASHTVFSLLHKYHNFALLEAELKTGRTHQIRVHLSSSGFPIAGDDKYGDFALNRALLKADSTRGALKRMFLHAHQITFTHPETGKTMTLNAPLAAECERFLVSLGKPLAVAPR; encoded by the coding sequence ATGAAGAGTCAAAATGATGTTGTTCCCCCTTCAACACCCCCGGTTCAGCCGCAAGCCCAATTCGTAACGATCGCCGAGGAAGAAGCAGGCCAGCGCATCGACAACTACTTATTAAGAGTGTGCAAGGGAGTGCCTAAAAGCCACATCTACCGGATCTTGCGATCGGGAGAAGTGCGGGTTAATAAAGGCCGTATCGATCAGCTGTACCGTCTCGCCGCCGGCGACGTGGTGCGCATTCCCCCCGTGCGCGTGGCCGAAAAGGCGCCCACGGGCGCGCCGGCCGCCGAATTCAAGATCATCTTTGAAGATGCGCAGCTGCTCGTCATCGACAAGCCGGCCGGCGTGGCCGTGCATGGCGGCTCGGGCGTGTCGTTCGGCGTGATCGAGCAATTGCGCGCTTCGCGCCCCGACGCCAAGTTCCTGGAACTGGTGCACCGCCTGGACCGCGACACGTCCGGACTGCTGTTGCTGGCAAAGAAACGCTCGGCGTTGACGAACTTGCACGAGCAGATGCGCGATGGCGTCACCGACAAGCGCTACCTGGTGCTGGTGGCCGGCGACTGGAAGAATGCGCGCCAGCATATCAAGTTGCCGCTGCATAAATATACGACGGCCGAAGGCGAGCGACGGGTGGCCGTGCAGGCCGATGGCCTGGCGTCGCACACGGTGTTTTCACTGTTGCATAAATATCACAACTTCGCCTTGCTGGAAGCGGAATTGAAGACGGGACGCACGCACCAGATCCGCGTGCACCTGTCTTCGTCCGGTTTTCCCATCGCCGGCGACGATAAATATGGCGACTTTGCCCTCAACCGTGCGCTGTTGAAAGCCGACAGCACGCGCGGCGCCCTGAAACGCATGTTCCTGCACGCGCACCAGATCACGTTTACGCATCCGGAAACGGGCAAGACGATGACCCTGAACGCGCCGCTGGCTGCCGAATGCGAACGTTTCTTGGTAAGCTTGGGCAAACCATTGGCCGTTGCCCCACGTTAA